The sequence GTTCGGAGTTACATCCGAGAACGGATTCGGGGCCGCGAATGCTGTCGTTGCGCCGAGGACGCAAGCAGCTGCCAATACTGTTGCCAATTTTTTGTTCATCATTGACACTCTCCTTTTACAAAAATATAAATCCCGTTGCTCTTTTGTGCAGGAGAATTTCAGAATGCGAGTTGCCTGGTTTCCTCTATCCTTAGCTTCTCCCGTTAAACAGGTCAGAGCGCAACCTGTTTAAATTGTCATTATTGTAGCATATGTCTTTAAGAATTTGCGAGCATTTATCAGTTTTATTTTAATCGTTTATTGCATAATTAAAATCACCGCCGGGGAATATCTCTTGGCGGTGATTTTCTATGCCGGACTATTTCTTTATTAAAACCAAAAATATAAGCAGGTTACCACCGCGAGCGCAAAACGATAGTACGCGAACGAAGCCAGGCTTGAATTATTTAAAAATTTCAGGAACCACAGTACCGACGCATAAGCGACGACGGCGGCAGTGACAAAACCCAACGCAAAAATGCCGAAATCGCTCCAATGCAAATACCGCCAAATTTTCAATAAATCATATGTGCACGCTACAAACATCAACGGCGCAGCCATGATGAATGAAAAGTCCGCGGCCGCTTTGCGGGAAATGCCGAGTAACAGCCCGCCTGAAATCGTCGAGCCGCTGCGCGAAAATCCGGGCCATAAAGAAAGAACTTGAAATACGCCGATCAAAACCGCTTGTTTTGTCGTAATAGCGTCGACATCGGCAGTACGTGTTCGAATATTGACACGTTCCGCAAACAACATCAGAATGCCGCCCAAGATCAAACCGATAACGACTGTTTGCCAGCCGAATAAATACGTCTTAATAAAGTGATGCGTCAGGTAGCCGACCGCCATCGCCGGCAGCATCGCGCAAACCAGATTGTAGCAGGAAGTGCCGCGTTTTTTGAACCAGTTTTCGCGCCGCAACATCATTTTAAATTTATCTTTATAAATCAAAAGCACAGACAAAATAGCGCCCAACTGAATAAACACTTCAAAAACGCTTTCTTTAGTACCTGAAAACCCGATCATATCTCCGACAATAATCATGTGTCCGGTGCTGGATACCGGAATATATTCGGTTAAACCTTCCACAATGCCGATGATTAACGCGGCCAAATATTCATACATACTCATTCCTCCTGCATGCAGTTCTTAGGCCAATAAGCCTTGATGAAACAACTTGTCCAGCACTATCCGATCTGTCGGGAATGCCAGCTCCGGCAAATCTCGGTAGTGAAAATAACGCGCATCCGCCGCGTCGTCCGCGGCTTGTAAATCCCCGCCCGTTACCTTGCAAATAAACCAGCAGCCGACACTGAGCGCAGCCGGCTGATGAAAGTTGGACTCGACTTCATAGATGCGCTCGACGATAACGGTAAGTCCTGTTTCCTCCGCCATTTCCCGAGTCAACGCGTCGCGGATATCTTCGCCCCACTCAATATGGCCGCAGGGAATGCACCATTTCCCCGGATAGGTTTCGCCGACGGCGCGTTGGACCAGCAATATCGCGCCCGAGTCATTCAAAACAATTCCCGCCACCGCCGCCATCGGATTGCGATACAAAATTTTTTCGCAATGCGGGCAATACAAGCGCGACTGCGCCTTATTCATTTTCATTACCGGGGGTGTGCCGCAATACGGGCAATAGCGATAGTCCATGCCGCCTCCACAAAAAAGAAGAACCGCTTCCGCAGAAGCGGTTCCTCAGCTATGGTTACATCAGTTCAGCGTAATGACCTGTTTCGGATCATCAATGTCAAAACTGAAATAATTTTCTTTGCTGTTATGTTCCAACTTTAAAGTCTTACCGTCAAACGAGCCGCGCCAGCCAACGATAATGGTATGATCCTGACTGAGTTTTTTAATAACTTCCAGCGGTTCCAATTTAAAAATCGGTGCGAAAAGGATTTCTACGCCGTCTAAAATCACGACATCCGCAGCAAGCGCCTTAAATGCTTTCACAAAAGATTCTTTCGCTTCCACCTTGCGCTCTTCGTTTTCCATTTCAAACAGTTTTTCCATTAAGAGCTCTTTGGCTTCTACGTAAGTATAGTCTTCCGCTTGTTCCACTTCCCGCAAAAGTTTGCTTTTCCCCGAACCGGCACCGCCGACCACAAAGAGCAACTTTTCCGGTAATTCCTGAACTTCCTGTACACGTGCCTTTACATCTGCTACTGTCACCATGCTATCACGCCCCTGTACAATTTTGTTATGGTTATTATAATATAGATTTTCCGAAATGGCTAGACTTGCGCGTCGGATTTATCTTGTGATTTGCGCGTAAAACCGTAGCGTTCCTCTGGCGTAGCCGCCTCGCTGATCCGCCCTTGCGTCAAAATGATGTCCGTCAACTGATCTTTTTGCGTATCCAGTACAAAGACCAAGTAAAGTCGTTTCGCAAGATTTTGCGGATAATACAATAATGCGGTCTGCTGTTGATCGCCGACATGCACGATGGCATTCGGCTCTCCGTAAACATGCGTCACGGTGGAAAGGCTGTCACCAATCGCAATGCCTTTATCCGTCGATGCATTCGTATTGCGTAAAAATACGCGTTTTATTTTTTGCGTCTTACCTTCTACCGTTACTCCGAAGTCACCATGCATCCAAATTTCGTTTTCTCCCTGCGTCAAATGCGTTTCCCACTCTGACCAGGAGGGCTCTCGGTACATTGTTCCCGGAACAAATCCCAATAGCGATGCCGGTGTATTTACGGTGAATGACAAATCATGTTTCTCTTTGGGTAAAGCGACATATGCCAGCTGCATTGACTTGACCTGCAATTCATGTATGGCAAAGGTCAACTCATAGTTAATTTCATTTTCGTACAGCCGATAGCGGTAGTACGAAGTTTTTGTCGACGGCTCATACTCTACTCGAGAAGGCGTGCCGTATACGCGGATTACATTTTCACGGCTGTTACCGATGCCGATACCGCGCGGTGTCATGAGCTTTGCTTTGGTGACTGTAAGCGCACTGAGTCCGGTCAGTGTTCGCATCGGTTCCACTCCGATCGCCGCAGCCGTTTTTTTACCATACGGCAAGTTCTGTTGCACTGTCGCTTCCGCCTCTGTAAAATGGTAGCGATCAATATGATTGCCTCGCACGATGGTAAGAGGTGCTCCCAGCACGTCAGCTAATTTCGCCGAGGCGTCACCGAGGCGCAAACCTCCTACGGAAAAATCTTGTGCCGCAAGCGGTTCGTTTTGAATTTTAGCAACACTCCATACAAGCATTT is a genomic window of Negativicoccus succinicivorans containing:
- a CDS encoding undecaprenyl-diphosphate phosphatase, whose product is MYEYLAALIIGIVEGLTEYIPVSSTGHMIIVGDMIGFSGTKESVFEVFIQLGAILSVLLIYKDKFKMMLRRENWFKKRGTSCYNLVCAMLPAMAVGYLTHHFIKTYLFGWQTVVIGLILGGILMLFAERVNIRTRTADVDAITTKQAVLIGVFQVLSLWPGFSRSGSTISGGLLLGISRKAAADFSFIMAAPLMFVACTYDLLKIWRYLHWSDFGIFALGFVTAAVVAYASVLWFLKFLNNSSLASFAYYRFALAVVTCLYFWF
- the brxF gene encoding BREX-3 system P-loop-containing protein BrxF, coding for MVTVADVKARVQEVQELPEKLLFVVGGAGSGKSKLLREVEQAEDYTYVEAKELLMEKLFEMENEERKVEAKESFVKAFKALAADVVILDGVEILFAPIFKLEPLEVIKKLSQDHTIIVGWRGSFDGKTLKLEHNSKENYFSFDIDDPKQVITLN
- a CDS encoding NUDIX hydrolase, which gives rise to MDYRYCPYCGTPPVMKMNKAQSRLYCPHCEKILYRNPMAAVAGIVLNDSGAILLVQRAVGETYPGKWCIPCGHIEWGEDIRDALTREMAEETGLTVIVERIYEVESNFHQPAALSVGCWFICKVTGGDLQAADDAADARYFHYRDLPELAFPTDRIVLDKLFHQGLLA